Genomic window (Strix aluco isolate bStrAlu1 chromosome 22, bStrAlu1.hap1, whole genome shotgun sequence):
GTCACACACACAGGTCAGTGATAGATGTTTACCAGACAGAACAGCTTCTCTTCCCTCCACAATCCACCTTTCCACAcaagtttccttttctgtcctcctGTGAGTTTGGGAACAGCCTGACAGAGGAGCTAATAGGGCATTTCTCATACAGTGCTTTTGGGGTAGACTCCTAAGTAACTGGAGTTACAGGTGGCTGTAGGGACACTGTGATGCTACATCACAGCAAGGGTCAGTCTCTGTAGAGCAGCAGTTTACCTGGGGTCTGGTGAGCGATAACAAAGCTCTCTGCTCAGTTAATCTCAACCATACCGGAGCACTATAAAAACGAAGAGACCAGTCAGAATCAGTAAGGCAAAAACTACTGCGAGAGTCCAaacccccaccccctccaaaaacaaacataaaagagCCATTCATAACATTAAAATTATTACAGAATAATTAGCACATTTTTAGAAGAGTAtttcggggtttttttgccttgcaCACTATGCAGCTAGATTGGATCATTTCAGGAGTGGCCTGCTGTGAGTTTTGGCCGTGTGACAGGAGAGGGTTGGTCCAGGCTCCAGCAGAGCCATTACAGAGAACTTTGTTGAGTGCACAGGAGCACTGGGCAGCAACCCAGCTTGTCCCAGCAGTGGAATACCATCACGTGGCAGAATCCCCTTCTCTTCTCTGTCTGCCTTGTCAGGACAAAGGCTTTAGCAGGGAAAAAAGTAACACAAGTTAAATGAGCTTACTGTTGAGTCTGGCAGACCGGTTCATCTTCCTTAATGAAAAAGAAGCGTCAGAAACGTTTTCTTCTAGGAGAAGAGCAAGATAAAGTGGAGACTACAGCATTGGAGGATCACAGTGTGTTctcatttgaaaaagaaatactttctttggcGGGGGGAAGGCTAGTTGGTACTTGTGAGAAAGCAGTATGCTCCAGAATAGCAGCAAAATCTCCATCCATGCATACCATCAGGCAGGTGCTAAAAGCTTCCTTCAGGCAAAATGTCTTTATCATTAATTATCTGATAAGAGCTCTCGTGTTGTGTTCCTTTCCCTTGCTAATCCTCAGCAAGAGACCCTGTGGCTTCCTCTATAACAAATGGCTAGGTTTGATCCTGAGCTGCAGGATCTGCACCGCACTCCTAGGCAAAACTGCTGTTCCCGTTGCCCTCCATAACAAGCCTGCGTTGCTCACAGATCAGCCTCCTGGAGAACACCTTGCTGGACTGGCAAAACAGGACACTGCGCAACGACTACCGGCATGCTCAGCCCCTCAACGGGCGGGTGGTGGAGTCCTCCTTCAGAGCCAAACCCAGCCCAGGTAACGGGGGTCAGCAGGCAAGACTCAGGCTTTCCCTGGGAAGGGGCGAGAAGCCTTCGTGGAAGGAGTTAAGTTGCAAGTCACTTCAGCTAGGCATGCTGGAGATGACCTTTCCCAGGTGGAGATGGCCCATGTGCCTCTAAGGTTGTGTGCCAGCCCTTTGTTTTGACTGCGATGGTGTCACACAGATCTCCCAGGATAAGGGGTGCTACACAAGACCACCAGGTTCAGGTGTGTCTGCATCCACAGGGGTGAGGTACACTTGCCATCCCAGAAACAGCTCTGGCACAGCTGATTAGCCAGGCACCATATGGAGGTGagactgcattttaaaacaaatgctttcCCCAAACCTTCTACAaactagaaaacagaaaatctacCATGTGCAAGCCCTGGCCTTCTGTAAATTCAGCTGTCTGATTGCTCTAGAACAATGCCATCCAGAAGAATTCAACCTCAGACTGGAACAAATCCAGGTGCAGCTCCAAGACATGAAGACAGAGTTGCTGAATGGAGTGAGCCACATAGGTAAGAAACACACATCTATTCTTGAGCCCAGCTTACCTTGCAAGGATGAAGAACCCATGCCCTGCTGACCTTGATGGCCTAAATCATTAATAGGTTTGATGCTTATATGTGCAGGTAGAATTTTGCCCCATAACTAGGCCTGCTGATGGAAATTCTTCAGCTACAGCATCATTAAAGCTAGCCCTCATCTAGCTACTCTCACAGCGACTGCTGCTTTCTCCTGCAACATGTAAGCACATTTTTACAAAGTGAGGAATTTCAGCTCACAGTTCCCCTAGAATAAATAATCATCATGATTATTTTAcacaagatgagaaaaaagaaagaggggggaaaaatgaTTTTTCTAAACAGTTGGGTGAGGGAGCTAAGCTTTTCATCATCCCAAGCCCTTTCCCTGTTGGTACAACACACGTCAGTAACTGTGGCTCAAGACAGCTAAGGCTGTCACAGCTCTGCCAGTTCCTATCGGGTCAGGATTGGGGCTGATTTATAAGCACAGCAGGAAATGTTAACAGCTGGCTTTTTGCTTCTTTCAGGTATTAAATCCAGCACTTTTCCAGCTTTCTACTTCCCTGTGGAAAACATTGAGAGTTTTGTGAACGTTCATCCCCTCCATGATATGTCCCTCCAAGCCTTCACCTTATGTTTCTGGGCAAAAGCCCAACATGCTGGCAGTCAGACTGTTCTTTCCTACTCCACACAGGAGAGGGATAATGAGCTAGTGATGACTGTGGGCACAGATGTGGGACTGTGGATAGGAGGCCATTTCATCAGCTTCCCCCTGTACCACAAGGCACAAGGTTGGCTGCACTACTGCATGGCATGGGCCTCCCAGTCTGGAATGACAAATTTCTGGCTCAATGGAGCAGCTGGTAAAGCAAAGAGTATCCAGCAAGGGTATGTGAGCCAGGCTGGAGGGACGCTTGTCCTTGGGAAAGCCAGAGACACTCTTCTTGGGACATTCTCCAATGGTTTTACAGGGTGGATGACTCACGTGAACCTCTGGAGCCAAGTTCTCAGTCCTGCAGATGTTCGGGCACTTGCCCTGTGCAAACCAGGGCAACTGAAGGGAGATATCATAGCATGGGGAGAAACCCCCATGACCCTCTTGGGGGGGGTGGTTCTGGAGTCTGACACCAGCTGTCAGTGaccccagcttttttttttttttttaaaaaaaaaggcagcagaagaaTCCAAACTGCTTGTCTGGGGAAACTGAGAAAAACTTACATTAtttgcttgtttctctttctgtttgtaTGGACTCACTGTGCGCCTGGTAGTGTTCCAGGTTGTTTTCCCAAGAGATCAAAGCCTCCATCAGTGGGATAGAAGCCATGAACAGAGCAGAACTTGGTGCAGTCCAACACTTTGAATAGTCACATCCCTCCCAGGAGTCTGATTTAGGTCCCCAAACATAGAACTTCCTACATGCCAAAGAGCCACTCTCTTCGGTCAAAGGAGCCACTTCCTCAAATAAAATTTCTCTCACATCCTTCACCCCGTCCCAGTTTCTCACTCTGCATGCGTCCTTCCTTCCCATTTCTCTCCATCAAATCACCATCCCTACCCCTACAGACATGTCCCGGTACACAAAGCCCTTGAAGGAGAAGCACAGCTCCTACGCAGTCACTGTGCCTTGCTCAGTGGCATCCCTTCTTTTCTGTAAATCCATGCAGAGACAGAGCATGGAAACCGCTTCGTTTCCAACATGTATACACCACAAGTTTGAGGGGAGGTATAAAACTCATTTTCTAAGGTTAAAGTAAATCATGGGAAGGATTATCTCCGTCAACAACACAAAATCCATGCCAGGCTGTTGAACAATTCtgcttttttcaaaacagagggcagcagccctgcataacaattaatttaatttccccGTGTTAAATTATGCCATAATTAGCCCCCAAACCCCTTAAACTGATGAATACTTTAAGAAAGCCTCCATTTTTATCAGCGTGCACTTTACTTTCTTCCAAAAGTCATCACTAGTCCTTAGACTCAGCTTTTTCAAACCAATTTAGCCTTCAGGTGGGATGGTGCCCTTAGGGAACACAACCAGAAACCAGCAGAAGGACCAAGCTCTAAATCATTTGAAGACTTTTTCAAGTAGTTTCAAGGACCTGAGAGCTGAGTTATTTCAAAAACTAAGTTTAAGCAACTCAGTGTAAGAAGTTAAAGACAAGTTTGAATGTGTTTGCAAATACAGGCTCCAACCTGTAGCCCACTACACAGGAATCAACCTGAATTTGATTCCTGCAACGCAGCAGGGCGGTTCGTATATTCTGAGTTCAATACCATTTGTCTCTGGGGAACACCTTGTATCTTGGGGAGGGGACAAACAAGCTTGCACGGGCTCATGTGTATGGGGTAGGGATATGGGGGTTATTAAAGGATTAAAAGGGACTGATGCTCTTTGGCAACTGAAGTGTAAACACTAGGGAGTGAAATGAGCTAAACAGCTCAAAGACTAGAGTGCCAGTGGAACAAACGATTATAAATTAGTTGTGAATAAGCATCAGCCAGATGGATGACTCCTAACCTCAAGAAGGCTTTGGAAGGACTCATCAGCAACAGCTGAAGACTAGGTTTGATTTGAAGGAGAGAGTTGGGTGAGCAGGGTGGGGATAACATTATAGTGATATGCATTTCCAGTTTAGCGGTCCCTTGAAGCACACGAAGGCCAGACATGAGTTCACAGGGTAAATGCCGTTATCAGCCCACCTAACACAGTACCTCAGAACTACCGACACTCTCTCCACCCCAAAGAACCAAAGGCCTGGCATCACTCATGCTGGACTCTCAAATACATGAATGACAGTTCCTCAGAGGAATATAGTGCACTCCCTGCACACAACTGACCAAAACCCAGCCTGAGTGCTGGCTGGTGTCACCTGAGACGTGTCAGTCAGGACATCAGGGACACAGGTCACCTTACGACATAGGTTACTTGATCACAGGAACTGAACTGGTTAAGGACATTGCCCTTTCCTTGTGACAAATACCGTGAATGGGTCATTTGCCTTGGCAGTGGCTGTGCTGCAAAGCAGAATGGTCCTGCTAATGACTCACAAGAACAACAGTTTCAAGACACAGTAACTTATTTAAAAACTCCTGCTGTGGGAAGTTTGCAGGTCTGAATGAAGATCAGTAGCAAACTATAAATGTATTTGTTCCTGGCTGGAGGGATCCTGAAGAATGTCTGGGCCAGGCCAAACACTGGGCTGGGTCACAGATCACTGCTGAAGATGTCTTTCTTCCATTCCTGCCCACCTGGGACAGCGTGGACATCCTCAAGCTCTTTGTCTTCCTCAATCCCCACCTTGTTCCTCCTGCCCATGATCCTGTTGATTTCCATGAAGGTTTTGTTCTTCGTCTCAGGAACAATAAAGAAGATGTAAACTAGAGTGGCGACGCAGATGGCACAGAAGATGAGGAAGCTGTAGGGCCCCAGTCCAGCCTAGAGCAATGAAAGATGACAGAGGAGGGATCAGGGGAATACTCCAGTTGTGTACATTACATGATTTGGACAAGCTGAACCCCTGATGTGCACATATTTTAAGCTGAATGACTAGAAGTTAGGGGTGGTTCTAGATTCTGTCTTATACCACCCCCATGGATTTACTGTAAAACACCATGGATTTACTGGAAAAGGAGGGTGAGGGTCTGTTGCATAAATCAAACTAAACTCACCAGCTCCCTTTGCACGGGCTAAAAATCAGCAACTGTAGCAGTTTATAGGTCACTACTGCTGGGGATCAGTTTGAACTAGTGACCTAGAGATCAAGCGCTAAAATTGACTCCCTGAGACACGCCCCTCCTCAGAGGAAGATGGGGAATTTGTGATCTTTCCATGCTCCTGAATTCAGAATCAGATAGTCACCTAGGAAAAtaactgctttattttaaagcacGTGCAACAGACAGATGTgataaaaaaatgcttattaaCGTCAGTTTCTTACCCTTAATATATAATCCTGCATACAGGTACTGGGAACTAACTTGGGCCTTTATAGCTCTCAggattaaaaatgttctttaggAACGCAGGGGAGAAGATACTGATTTTAAGCTGAAGGCTTGCCCTGTCATGTGATGGCATCTTACCTCCATGTAGAGGAACACAAGCCCCACGGTGAAGTTGCAGAGCCAGTGCACTGCCCCTCCCACCATGAATGCTGCAGGCCGGGATGCCTGCAGGAACATCTCGGTGATCATCACAAATGGAACTGGACCTGGAAGGTAGGTGCAGTATTTGTAAATCCCAAAGACAATTCTTCCACTCTGAATTCTTAGATTACACTGTTCATTTCAGCGACAGGCAATGGTTTCTAAACTACTAGCGTTTAGAAACACCCAATAAATCAGATAAGGGAttgaataaaaaaacaaaaccagggcaACTAAATGACTTTCCTAATCTCACACACAGCAATCAGCCTCTTCTCTCTTATGGTTGCACCTTAACCATGAACCCATCTCCAGCACAAATTGTGAAATAAGATTGATAAACACAAACTGTCTCTCCCGAGAGCACCCTATGAGCAGCAACTATGCAAGTCATTGcttcttaaagaaagaaaagcaaagaaacagcccAACACATGCAGGTGGTGGAAAAATGACTCCTGGAACAAGCCCTCAGGCccatgccctgccctgccgcCCTGTGGCACCGTTAAGCAGAAACAAACCATGTTCTCATTAACGGGGTCAGGCCACAGGTCCAGCTGAGCCGGTGTTCTCCCTCCAGccacctccctgcccccagcactTGAATCTACCTGAGggcagaaatggaaaaggaaaggtTGTATGTAATTCCATCTGCCAGTGAAACCTCGACAGGCATTTCAAAACCGCATTGCTGCATCCAGCAAGGGTCTGGCCGGGCTTTCCAAAGCTGAACAGACAGCTCTGCCATGCTGAGAAGTGATTGAGGACAAAGCCTTTCCTATACCCACATCTATCTGCACATCTCCTTTCTGCTGTGTGATCCGCAGCGCCACACGTATAACGTGAGTTGCTTCAAGTTTGATCTGTTGCCTACACATGCAAGCACACAACATCTCTGCCCAGTTGGTAGGGCTACCTCAGCACAGTTTTGCTTCTGATCTTACTGGGGGAATCTCCAGCACAAGCACAATTGtgcctttgcttttcctctcGGAAGCCAGATGCTCCCCTGCCTCATGGACACAACCAGCAAATCACTGGAACATAAATAAGCCTAGCTGACAATCAACAAGGTGCATGGCCACACAGAAAAGTAATTCTATCTCTTTGGATTAGCTCCACAAAGCTTTTGATTTGAAACTGAACATAACACTTGGCTTTACGCAACTTGTGGAGGAGACTGGACTAGGCTGTGCATACTTACTGGCTCCTATAGCATGTCCAATGATGTAAACGACAACACACACTATGCTGAGGTAAGACATCCAGGAGACAGTGGTCTGGAAGAATTTAATCACAGATTAGAGGTGGTTCCTCTCTGAACATCACCAACACGTTCAAGGCACTATTTGTGTTAAGATTTGAAGGTATGTCCATACTTAGCCACGAAAATCCCAGCCTGAGTATGATCCTTGCTTCCAACAAATGGATGCAACGGATATTATGAACATGGTGTACTTAAAGTAGTATTCAGCCAAGCAAGATCATAGCTTTTCCTGGGTTTACTTTAGGTAGATACACAAATACAGAGACCTTTCATACTGTCTTCTCCCCGCCAGGATATAGAAGCAACTTCAAAATGTACCAGTGGCCTGTTCCCTGGAAGGTCCAGAAACACACAGGTAGGATCACCTGAGCCAGTCAACTACACACCTGGAGATTGAGGGCCAAGGTTAACACTGCACAGGAGACAGAGCACAATCCAAAGCCAGCAAGGAGAAGGATTCTCCTCCCCAGGGATTCCACAATAAGAACCTAAAAGAGACAGAAGGTGAAAAATCAGACACCTGGGTCACAGCACTTCTTATTCCAGCAAGATTTATTAAGGTAGTCTTTGTCTGTTAAGAAGTTCAGTGACATTTCCACCACCTACTGATGGATTGTGGGCATGAAATCACCCAGGAACTGCAAAAAGCTGGACGTGTCAATAAGACTGAGAGAACAGCCAGACCATTCTTCAGTACCCAGACCCAGTGAGAACTGCGTGGAAGCCCTGCATGGTAACACTGAACAGCAAAAAATGGCATATCAGCCTGGAGACCAGAGACTGAACACTTCTGAGGCATATGAGAAATCATCGTGATTAACCATTTTGATTAACATAGCTGCCTTCAGCCAAGGGACAGTGCAGGGCATCTGTTGTGCAAAGCAGCTCACAGTATGTGTAAATAACATAACCTAATTTAAAGAGCGacagatgggggagactggacaGGCTAGAACTTGAAGAGCCCCAACAGAAACTTACAGCGAGCAAAGTCATGACGACATTGATGGCACCTATCGACACAGTGACATACTGAACATTTTTGCTTTCCACACCTGCCGACTGGAAGATTCTGTCTGCGTAGTAGAAGACCTGCAGCAAAACCACAGCTGTGTTTATACGTGACCAAAGGCAAAACACTGGCATCTCATTTTGACTGCTTTGACATCCTGCAACCGGTGCACAGAAGCCTGAAAGAGCTGGAGACGTTGGTGTTTGGATCCAGGCACAAGCACCTTACTCCAAAACCATCCAAACTATCCTTAACAGGACAGCTTAGCTCTGTATCTAGTACATGTGTGTACTGGATTTGGTactggccagggtcaacccaccacaatgtcACACAGAACCAGTGTCCCTGATGAAGGGGTACTCCTGTGTCCTAGCTCCTGTGCAGCACTGTCCCACATCATCCACTCTCAAGTCCCATCCCTTTATTACTCACCCCACGGGCCTTTCCCACTCACCGCATTAACCCCAGAGAGCTGCTGGCCCATCATCATGACAATGACAGAGGCAAGCTGCCATCGCAAGCCTCTGAAGGTGCTCAGGGTGAGTGTAGCCAAatgtccttcttccttttctgaccagaCTTCTTGGCTCATTTCTTCTAGCTCATCATCCACATCATTGCAGCCTCTCAGCTTCTGCAGAGCTAGTTGGGAAAGGAAGGTATGTTATGGACCCCAGAGAGCAGGTCTACAAGTGAGCTCTCCTGCTTCAAATCAAGACAGAACAatatgggctgcagttcttccacGGTGGGAAGTCAGGGATTCATATACGCAGAGAAAGGAGCAATGTTGCAGGAATTCCATCCACCAGCAACATGTCAGTGAAGAATTTCACACTCGCTTGCTTCACTGTCGACTGCTGTCAGTCATGTCTCACAGTCAGATCTATCCCATTCCACCTCCCCTTTCGTTAAAAGGATGATGCTGTACCTTGTCGTGCTTGCTCTTCATTGCCCTTTTGTATCAGCAGGTATCTGGGACTCTCAGGGAAAAAGGGCAATGTAAGGAGCTGAATTAGTGATGGGATGCCAGTGAGCCCCAGCAGCACAGGCCAGCCTGCAACAAGTGAGACAAAACGACAACTGTGAGAAATCTTTCCCCAGTGGAGCCCGCTGAAAATTCCTGAGCCAGGGCTTTACCTTTAGCATTCCCAAGGATCGCTTCGAGACCAAGGATCTGAGCTACGAGGATCCCAACAGTGATGAAGAGCTGGGGTACTATCCCAGTAGCACCTCTCAGGTTTTTCGGGGACGCTTCTCCAAGGAACATGGGAACCACATTGGAAGCCAGACCTAGTAGTTAGAGAACTAATGTTAGACATGCAGCTGCCTGATATCAGCACACTCACCATCTTCAGTAAAAAGCCTTGTTCCCATGTGAGACCAAAGTGATCCTTGCTGGACCACAGGACATGTGGAAACCTCATGCTCAAACCCTTCTGCTCCAGCTGAAGATTTAATGTCATCTTCTGGCCAGTGAATAAGCTGTGTATGGTTTCCTCACTCCTCAGTGGAACATGGGGACACAAAGCACATGGCATCGGTTCACTCAGCAAGTGGAGAGCTACAAAATCCATCACTGCATCTGGTGCCCTCAGAAAGGCCCAGGAATCTAGCTTTTTCTGGCAGCCATTAGATAAATAAGTTTATACCACTACCTCTCCGTTCCTAAGTAATGCTGTCCCTTTTCCAAGGCTGTCAATATTACACTCACATATCTTAAACTTAAGACAGAAATCGTCTCTGTGGCTAAGCTGCAGAGGCAGTCCCATGCTGGAGCTAATTCAAGGAGCCTGAATTGTTTCACCCATTTCAACTGAAATACAGTAGGGAACGAACCACACACAGATGATGGGCCTTGGGAGTGCAACCTGCCAAGCTCCTGGTGCTTTGAAGGTCTAGCTTATTAACTGCTCAGCAGCAAAGCATTTTAGGAGTCTAAGGCAGCTAGCAGTAGCTAGATGGCGGATAATTTGGGGGCTCTCAGCGTTCATCTTCCTAGAAGTAGCTTTCTCCCAGCAGGGTCTGCCAAATACTTCAACACAATACATGCAGAGAAAAATTGTGCGTTACTTCAGGTTGGAAacaaagtggaagagaaaaattcaTACTTCCTTTAAAACAAGTAAAGAAAGCAGTATCCTAACAAGCTGATGTGAGGGTGGAGAGATGCGACTTCTTGCTGGCTTTTAAAAATTCACTACTCCTTTAATTGCTCAGTAACATTTTGCAGAGACCTTTGCTGGTTTGAGGTCTCTTACAGGTAGCATGCTCGAGTAGGTGGTTCTACTCACATATGACACTGAGGG
Coding sequences:
- the CA6 gene encoding carbonic anhydrase 6; amino-acid sequence: MTNNGHSVQIDLPPTMHISRGLPGLYTAVQMHLHWGGLDLETSGSEHTIDGMRYFAELHIVHYNSADYSSFEEAKDKPNGLAVLAFLYVDGHFENTYYSEFISKLAKIRFAGQSTKLISLDVQAMLPENLSHFYRYQGSLTTPPCSESVIWTIFHSPIVLSHTQISLLENTLLDWQNRTLRNDYRHAQPLNGRVVESSFRAKPSPEQCHPEEFNLRLEQIQVQLQDMKTELLNGVSHIGKKHTSILEPSLPCKDEEPMPSGFLLLSGIKSSTFPAFYFPVENIESFVNVHPLHDMSLQAFTLCFWAKAQHAGSQTVLSYSTQERDNELVMTVGTDVGLWIGGHFISFPLYHKAQGWLHYCMAWASQSGMTNFWLNGAAGKAKSIQQGYVSQAGGTLVLGKARDTLLGTFSNGFTGWMTHVNLWSQVLSPADVRALALCKPGQLKGDIIAWGETPMTLLGGVVLESDTSCQ
- the LOC141933377 gene encoding solute carrier family 2, facilitated glucose transporter member 5-like, whose product is MTLTLVLVSLISGFGSSFQYGYNVSVINSPAPYMQDFYNETYFNRHGVPMDSSFQTLLWSLTVSMFPLGGFFGSLMVWPLVNSCGRKGTLLINNLFSIVAALLMGTSELAKTFEVIIFSRLLMGIYAGLASNVVPMFLGEASPKNLRGATGIVPQLFITVGILVAQILGLEAILGNAKGWPVLLGLTGIPSLIQLLTLPFFPESPRYLLIQKGNEEQARQALQKLRGCNDVDDELEEMSQEVWSEKEEGHLATLTLSTFRGLRWQLASVIVMMMGQQLSGVNAVFYYADRIFQSAGVESKNVQYVTVSIGAINVVMTLLAVLIVESLGRRILLLAGFGLCSVSCAVLTLALNLQTTVSWMSYLSIVCVVVYIIGHAIGASPVPFVMITEMFLQASRPAAFMVGGAVHWLCNFTVGLVFLYMEAGLGPYSFLIFCAICVATLVYIFFIVPETKNKTFMEINRIMGRRNKVGIEEDKELEDVHAVPGGQEWKKDIFSSDL